The Streptomyces camelliae genome window below encodes:
- a CDS encoding DUF3027 domain-containing protein, with translation MSAATTRSRTPDRLCAEAVDLARAAAEEAAAPGVVGEHVGLVSEGDRVVTHLFECKELGYRGWRWAATVVRASRAKIVTLDEVVLLPGPDALLAPEWVPWSERLRPGDLGPGDLLPTDQEDLRLEPGYTAEEEPPPHSVVSHEMEELADAEDAEVTPGTPAVQPTVPSRGSIAAVAEELGMRRARVLSRYGLHSAADRWEEAYGPKTAMAQAAPATCVTCGFLNPIGGSLGQAFGVCANEFSPADGRVVSLAYGCGAHSEAAVMPKPPQVAPPVIDETKVDAFPLRPARDSGSVPEPADEETAELGHS, from the coding sequence GTGAGCGCAGCGACAACGCGAAGCCGCACCCCCGACCGTCTGTGCGCCGAGGCGGTCGATCTCGCCCGCGCCGCCGCCGAGGAGGCAGCCGCGCCCGGCGTGGTGGGTGAGCACGTCGGCCTGGTGTCGGAGGGCGACCGCGTTGTCACGCACCTCTTCGAGTGCAAGGAACTGGGCTACCGGGGCTGGCGCTGGGCGGCGACGGTGGTCCGCGCCTCCCGCGCCAAGATCGTGACCCTCGACGAGGTGGTCCTCCTCCCCGGCCCCGACGCCCTCCTCGCCCCCGAGTGGGTCCCGTGGAGCGAGCGCCTGCGCCCCGGCGACCTCGGCCCCGGCGACCTCCTGCCCACCGACCAGGAGGACCTGCGCCTGGAGCCGGGCTACACGGCCGAGGAGGAGCCGCCGCCGCACTCGGTGGTCTCCCACGAGATGGAAGAACTGGCGGACGCGGAGGACGCCGAGGTCACCCCCGGCACCCCGGCCGTCCAGCCCACCGTCCCCTCCCGCGGCTCGATCGCCGCGGTCGCCGAGGAACTGGGCATGCGTCGCGCCCGCGTCCTGTCCCGCTACGGCCTGCACAGCGCGGCCGACCGCTGGGAGGAGGCGTACGGCCCGAAGACGGCGATGGCTCAGGCGGCCCCTGCCACGTGCGTGACCTGCGGTTTCCTCAACCCGATCGGCGGCTCGCTGGGCCAGGCCTTCGGCGTGTGCGCCAACGAGTTCTCCCCGGCCGACGGCCGCGTGGTCTCCCTCGCCTACGGCTGCGGGGCGCACTCGGAGGCCGCGGTCATGCCGAAGCCCCCGCAGGTGGCGCCGCCGGTCATCGACGAGACGAAGGTCGACGCCTTCCCGCTGCGTCCCGCCCGCGACTCGGGCTCGGTGCCGGAGCCGGCCGACGAGGAGACGGCGGAGCTGGGCCACTCCTGA
- a CDS encoding GNAT family N-acetyltransferase: MIIRLAGRRDLPGFLRLAAQVEHWFGPMVDDPGFTGAVEKHIRRSTALVAQTGEGYGEDSGTDLLGALLFGGTAPVHKVHWLVVSEQSRRTGVGRALLTDATRRWVHAPASLEVVTFGKDHPGAARSGARAFYEHLGFTPSAPAPPGPEGGSRQRYHRAFP, from the coding sequence GTGATCATCAGACTCGCCGGGCGGCGGGACCTGCCCGGCTTTCTCCGGCTGGCGGCACAGGTGGAGCACTGGTTCGGCCCGATGGTGGACGACCCCGGCTTCACCGGTGCCGTCGAGAAACACATCCGCCGCTCCACGGCACTGGTCGCACAGACCGGGGAGGGCTACGGCGAGGACTCTGGTACGGACCTGCTCGGCGCCCTGCTCTTCGGCGGTACGGCACCCGTCCACAAGGTGCACTGGCTGGTGGTCTCGGAACAGTCCCGGCGCACGGGGGTCGGCCGCGCCCTGCTGACCGACGCCACCCGCAGATGGGTCCACGCCCCGGCCTCCCTGGAGGTCGTCACGTTCGGCAAGGACCACCCCGGCGCGGCACGGAGCGGCGCCCGAGCCTTCTACGAACACCTGGGCTTCACCCCCTCCGCCCCAGCACCCCCTGGCCCGGAGGGCGGCTCCCGCCAGCGCTACCACCGAGCCTTTCCCTGA
- a CDS encoding sacsin N-terminal ATP-binding-like domain-containing protein has protein sequence MSSKYVRPAAEGADPFGTARLRRGVLDAWATSPARFREDANAEEDLVLGGYRDRLVIELAQNAADAAARAHTPGRLRLTLRDGVLVAANTGAPLDAAGVESLSTLRASAKRDTEGTQGAVGRFGVGFAAVLAVTDEPAIVGRHGGVRWSLAEVRELAADIARHSPGLGDEVRRRDGHVPLLRLPFAAEGTAPEPYDTAVILPLRDAAAADLAERLLDAVDDALLLALPGLAEVVIEAGGDAPRVLRRRTGAADDGGTVVVVEDSRTGTTRWRTAAAHGPLTAELLADRPVEERLRPHWSVTWAVPEDEDGRPARPRTAPVVHAPTPSDEPLGVPALLIASFPLDTTRRHTAPGPLTDFLVQRAADTYTELLAGWRPVTDGIIDLVPGPLGKGELDGALRQAVLERLPRLAFLPPAVQPGEDDELPEALRPRDAEIVEGAGAQTVRVLAEVLPTLLPAGLERRAELRGLGVARLSLADAVDRLAGLEKDPDWWWRLYDSLAGVDPDRLSGLPVPLADGRTTIGPRQVLLPTPDAALIHPDVLGRLGLKVAHEDAAHPLLEKLGALPATPRAVLTTPQVRAAVAASLEDEGIGWEEDAPDAEELADTVLALVRDAGLEPGDEPWLGALALPDEDGELAPAGELVLPGSPFARVIRDGELAAVDQDMADKWGEQPLTACGVLAGFALVRATDVVLDPDELEPREGDFAEPDDAGLLDAVDVWCEDILDRFPDSPVPPVATELIAVRDLDLVDDDHWPEALALLAQRPLRDALTQPVRVLLPDGTHEVVRPYTAWWLRGHPVIDGRRPAGLLAAGGDPLLHGLYDEADATGFEDEQVLRALGVRTSVAALLDEPGGAAELLDRLADPDRPVTSAQLHGLYGALADLDPEQVTLPDELRAVVDGRVTVVDAADAVVVDSPDLLPFTSGVPLLPVRPARAAELAELFQVRRLSESVTGEVHSEGTEHDVPESVRVLLGPRTPQTYVEHEELVVDAVEIDWRLTDDGVLHAATLEGVAAGLAWAAGQWPRRFEVAALLEDPSRTEELARDRWFD, from the coding sequence GTGAGCAGCAAGTACGTGCGGCCGGCGGCCGAGGGTGCCGATCCGTTCGGGACGGCCCGGCTGCGGCGCGGTGTGCTCGACGCCTGGGCCACCAGCCCCGCCCGCTTCCGGGAGGACGCCAACGCCGAGGAGGACCTGGTCCTGGGCGGTTACCGGGACCGGCTCGTCATCGAGCTGGCCCAGAACGCCGCCGACGCCGCCGCGCGGGCCCACACCCCGGGCCGGCTGCGGCTCACCCTCCGCGACGGCGTCCTCGTCGCCGCCAACACCGGCGCCCCCCTGGACGCCGCCGGCGTCGAGTCGCTGTCCACGCTGCGCGCCTCCGCCAAACGGGACACCGAGGGCACCCAGGGGGCCGTGGGCCGGTTCGGCGTCGGGTTCGCCGCCGTACTCGCGGTGACGGACGAGCCCGCGATCGTGGGGCGGCACGGCGGTGTCCGCTGGTCCCTCGCCGAGGTCCGGGAGCTGGCCGCCGACATCGCCCGGCACAGCCCCGGACTCGGGGACGAGGTGCGCAGAAGGGACGGGCACGTTCCCCTCCTCCGGCTGCCGTTCGCCGCCGAGGGCACCGCCCCGGAGCCGTACGACACCGCCGTCATCCTGCCCCTGCGGGACGCGGCCGCCGCCGATCTCGCCGAGCGGCTCCTGGACGCCGTGGACGACGCCCTGCTCCTCGCCCTGCCCGGGCTGGCGGAGGTCGTCATCGAGGCCGGCGGGGACGCCCCGCGCGTCCTGCGCCGCCGTACCGGTGCCGCCGACGACGGCGGCACCGTCGTAGTCGTCGAGGACTCCCGCACGGGGACCACGCGCTGGCGCACGGCCGCGGCGCACGGGCCGCTCACCGCCGAACTGCTCGCCGACCGGCCCGTCGAGGAGCGGCTGCGTCCGCACTGGTCCGTGACCTGGGCCGTACCCGAGGACGAGGACGGGCGGCCCGCACGGCCGCGCACCGCGCCCGTCGTGCACGCGCCCACCCCCAGCGACGAGCCCCTCGGCGTCCCGGCCCTGCTGATCGCCTCCTTCCCCCTCGACACCACCCGCCGGCACACCGCCCCCGGCCCCCTCACCGACTTCCTGGTACAGCGCGCGGCCGACACGTACACCGAACTCCTCGCCGGCTGGCGGCCGGTGACGGACGGGATCATCGACCTCGTGCCCGGCCCGCTGGGCAAGGGCGAGCTGGACGGCGCGCTGCGGCAGGCCGTGCTGGAGCGCCTGCCCCGGCTCGCCTTCCTGCCGCCCGCCGTCCAGCCCGGGGAGGACGACGAGCTGCCCGAGGCGCTGCGGCCCCGGGACGCGGAGATCGTGGAAGGCGCCGGGGCCCAGACCGTCCGGGTGCTCGCCGAGGTGCTGCCCACCCTGCTGCCCGCCGGCCTCGAACGCCGGGCCGAGCTGCGCGGCCTCGGCGTCGCCCGGCTCTCCCTCGCCGACGCCGTCGACCGCCTCGCCGGCCTGGAGAAGGACCCCGACTGGTGGTGGCGGCTCTACGACAGCCTCGCCGGGGTCGACCCGGATCGGCTGTCCGGCCTTCCCGTGCCGCTGGCCGACGGCCGGACCACCATCGGCCCCCGCCAGGTCCTCCTCCCCACCCCGGACGCGGCCCTGATCCACCCGGACGTCCTCGGCCGGCTCGGGCTGAAGGTCGCCCACGAGGACGCCGCGCACCCGCTGCTGGAGAAGCTGGGCGCCCTGCCCGCCACCCCGCGCGCGGTGCTCACCACCCCGCAGGTGCGGGCCGCCGTCGCCGCCTCGCTGGAGGACGAGGGCATCGGCTGGGAGGAGGACGCGCCCGACGCCGAGGAACTCGCCGACACGGTTCTGGCGCTGGTGCGTGACGCGGGGCTGGAGCCCGGTGACGAGCCCTGGCTGGGCGCCCTCGCACTGCCCGACGAGGACGGCGAACTCGCGCCCGCCGGTGAGCTGGTCCTCCCGGGCAGCCCCTTCGCCCGTGTCATCCGCGACGGCGAACTGGCCGCCGTGGACCAGGACATGGCCGACAAGTGGGGCGAGCAGCCGCTCACCGCCTGCGGGGTGCTCGCCGGCTTCGCGCTGGTCCGCGCCACCGATGTCGTCCTCGACCCCGACGAACTGGAGCCCCGGGAGGGCGACTTCGCCGAGCCCGACGACGCCGGACTGCTGGATGCCGTCGACGTGTGGTGCGAGGACATCCTCGACCGCTTCCCGGACAGCCCCGTACCGCCGGTCGCCACCGAGCTGATCGCCGTACGCGACCTGGACCTCGTGGACGACGACCACTGGCCCGAGGCACTCGCCCTGCTCGCCCAGCGGCCGCTGCGCGACGCCCTCACCCAGCCGGTCCGCGTCCTGCTGCCCGACGGCACCCACGAGGTCGTGCGGCCGTACACCGCGTGGTGGCTGCGCGGCCACCCGGTCATCGACGGCCGCCGCCCGGCCGGTCTCCTGGCAGCCGGCGGCGACCCGCTGCTGCACGGCCTGTACGACGAGGCCGACGCGACCGGGTTCGAGGACGAGCAGGTGCTGCGCGCCCTCGGGGTGCGCACCTCGGTCGCGGCCCTGCTGGACGAGCCCGGCGGCGCCGCCGAGCTGCTGGACCGCCTGGCCGATCCCGACCGGCCGGTGACGTCAGCCCAACTGCACGGCCTGTACGGCGCGTTGGCCGACCTGGACCCCGAGCAGGTGACCCTGCCGGACGAGCTGCGGGCCGTGGTCGACGGCCGGGTGACGGTCGTGGACGCCGCCGACGCCGTCGTGGTCGACTCGCCCGACCTGCTGCCCTTCACCTCCGGTGTCCCGCTGCTGCCGGTCCGGCCCGCCCGGGCCGCCGAGCTGGCGGAACTGTTCCAGGTGCGGCGGCTGAGCGAGTCCGTCACCGGCGAGGTCCACTCGGAGGGCACCGAGCACGACGTACCGGAGTCGGTGCGGGTCCTGCTCGGACCGCGTACGCCGCAGACGTACGTCGAGCACGAGGAGTTGGTCGTGGACGCCGTGGAGATCGACTGGCGCCTCACCGACGACGGCGTGCTGCACGCGGCCACCCTGGAGGGCGTCGCGGCCGGCCTGGCCTGGGCGGCCGGCCAGTGGCCCCGCCGCTTCGAGGTGGCCGCCCTGTTGGAGGACCCGTCCAGGACGGAGGAACTGGCCCGGGACCGCTGGTTCGACTGA
- a CDS encoding class IV adenylate cyclase — protein MACNPAAISRAKADQELRVRTVHGADSTRTVLTFKGAAVDQESGSKPEHETRVQDTEAAHAILRGLGHVPVIAFEKRCRNYEFEAYGRRMLATLVRVPEIDGTFLEVETLVDEADLAAALEDVRAVLADLGLGPEDLTRETCTGAVAAQRR, from the coding sequence ATCGCGTGCAACCCGGCCGCGATCAGCCGGGCCAAGGCAGACCAGGAGCTGCGAGTACGCACAGTGCACGGCGCGGACAGCACCCGGACGGTACTCACCTTCAAAGGCGCCGCAGTCGACCAGGAGTCCGGATCGAAACCGGAGCACGAAACCCGCGTCCAGGACACCGAAGCGGCCCATGCGATCCTCCGAGGTCTCGGGCACGTGCCCGTCATCGCCTTCGAGAAGCGGTGCCGCAACTACGAGTTCGAAGCCTACGGCCGACGCATGCTCGCCACACTCGTACGTGTACCCGAGATCGACGGGACATTCCTTGAGGTGGAGACCCTCGTGGACGAGGCGGACTTGGCTGCAGCCCTGGAGGATGTTCGGGCAGTGCTCGCAGATCTCGGGCTTGGCCCGGAGGACCTGACGCGGGAGACGTGCACCGGGGCCGTTGCAGCGCAGCGTCGATGA
- a CDS encoding polymorphic toxin-type HINT domain-containing protein, with product MSWAAATAVLAGLLTAYPAAADGTPGGTPDGTVEPYHPTARQQVVEIWATGGSEVKEAAEAALVGSDDDIATFLTTYGDRQTQDYRVAAAQIGDLGGENTLDAVRQALNGPESGLAQFLKNGWQGAFQQDERVLVARAIDAGGPEVQARGRAALNGTPEDMEKFLDSGRTEAQEQDDRVLATQIVAAGGPQVKAAGRLALNGTIDDVREFLDVGQFVARSRDEEYASVAELADQAEQAGKVAAKETKAAQAAAKEAIEASQQAKEAAQKAAKEAAATKQDSADAARAANRAASAASGAASAAQRAIAAADAANRSARVAAAAAAQAASAAVGAANAAANARSAAAAAATDASQADAAKKAAQQANAAAAGANKAADAADQAVKAATAAGDAAASAADAGANAAAAADAAVQAGQYAGEGSAAAANARAAAARAHRQAAEASRAAGDAESLARKAATAAGDARDAARSAAAHAINAANAANEAAKHAGEANAAAQRSTEHANAATDAANTASKAAQQAQTVYTLARQVESAELLARTNAGIENARNLKAEEEADEAARKKDADDAEQRRRTADDLAQKAQSGTGDDEIARLGRQLAMADAKDGKPWMRAAAQTALGADTAGVVAYVRSGRTEAQQQDDRTDVERLAEESAVKEVRDGAEQALKGDAATVSAFLHEGQYTAGSEAFRVAVAQAADTGGPIVKERARKALDAGTTDSYRAFLTDGLAKAQVEDDRVKAAQLADSGTPEVKSAARIALEGPSYLLHQFTESGQYTAQRKDMLSLTHQQQVQQLVAQASEVAAKAQQNAANAQITAAHARRASTDADKWAAKAKDSARQAGDYAKEAEQHAKDAEASAQQAAESARTARAAADRANQSAHDAAVSASDATVSAELAQNSAGSAWAAAAEAKASADRAGKSAAEALKAAKDAFTVAVKKYREEEETRRREAVAKKEAAEKNPGSRAEELYRCGIVGCDAVKNPGRWCQHNEVYCDVLSKTPELEILVDNFTWFVGTVTGLGSLDQMQNCAEKGDLEACWQLGRDMAVSTKFRMMGTAYKMLMRLEHGCGECFLAGTRVLMADGSHKPIEKLQPGDLVRATDPLTGETGARHVTRHIVTKDDKHFAAVTIRGPTGGLSKITATYDHPFWSVNLRAWMPAAELVPGDSLRTDSGATATVVANHAFDRQAVTYSLTVEGLHTFYVLAGQTPLLVHNSACKVLVLGLKEHIDEDTKSLDGYNLMDPELDKEIGKLPGNVPYTEWMNRVSAAMRDNQKIAVSLKGFRPVNGTYQQKFDAAVEAGQGNNWGATEWEMAQLEYHYRVGNLDWENVKFYGDDGKEVKIDPPKPPAKK from the coding sequence GTGTCGTGGGCGGCGGCGACGGCGGTCCTGGCCGGTCTGCTCACCGCGTACCCCGCGGCCGCCGACGGCACTCCGGGCGGCACCCCGGACGGCACGGTGGAGCCGTACCACCCGACCGCCCGGCAACAGGTGGTGGAGATCTGGGCCACCGGCGGCAGCGAGGTCAAGGAGGCGGCCGAGGCCGCTCTCGTCGGCAGCGACGACGACATCGCCACGTTCCTCACGACGTACGGGGACCGTCAGACACAGGACTACCGGGTCGCGGCGGCCCAGATCGGCGACCTGGGCGGGGAGAACACCCTCGACGCGGTACGCCAGGCGCTGAACGGTCCGGAGAGCGGTCTGGCCCAGTTCCTGAAGAACGGGTGGCAGGGCGCCTTCCAGCAGGACGAGCGGGTCCTCGTCGCCCGTGCCATCGACGCGGGCGGCCCGGAGGTCCAGGCGCGCGGCCGCGCGGCCCTCAACGGCACGCCCGAGGACATGGAGAAGTTCCTGGACTCGGGCCGGACCGAGGCACAGGAGCAGGACGACCGCGTCCTGGCGACCCAGATCGTCGCCGCCGGCGGGCCGCAGGTGAAGGCCGCCGGACGTCTCGCGCTGAACGGAACGATCGACGACGTCCGCGAATTCCTGGACGTCGGCCAGTTCGTGGCGCGCAGCCGTGACGAGGAGTACGCCAGCGTCGCCGAGTTGGCGGACCAGGCGGAGCAGGCCGGCAAGGTCGCCGCCAAGGAGACGAAGGCCGCCCAGGCCGCCGCCAAGGAAGCGATCGAGGCCTCGCAGCAGGCCAAGGAGGCCGCTCAGAAGGCCGCGAAGGAGGCCGCGGCCACCAAGCAGGACTCGGCCGATGCCGCACGCGCCGCCAACCGGGCGGCGAGCGCCGCGTCCGGAGCCGCGAGCGCCGCACAGCGGGCCATCGCCGCGGCCGACGCCGCCAACAGGTCGGCCCGCGTGGCCGCGGCCGCCGCCGCCCAGGCGGCATCCGCCGCGGTCGGTGCCGCCAACGCCGCCGCGAACGCGCGCAGCGCCGCCGCGGCGGCCGCGACCGACGCGAGCCAGGCGGACGCGGCCAAGAAGGCCGCCCAGCAGGCGAACGCGGCTGCCGCGGGCGCCAACAAGGCAGCCGACGCCGCCGACCAGGCCGTGAAGGCCGCCACGGCCGCCGGTGACGCCGCCGCCTCCGCGGCGGACGCGGGTGCCAACGCCGCCGCGGCCGCCGACGCCGCCGTACAAGCCGGCCAGTACGCCGGAGAGGGCAGCGCCGCCGCGGCGAACGCCCGGGCCGCCGCAGCCCGGGCGCACCGACAGGCCGCCGAGGCAAGCCGGGCCGCCGGCGACGCCGAGTCGCTCGCCCGCAAGGCCGCCACGGCCGCCGGCGACGCCCGCGACGCGGCACGGTCGGCCGCCGCGCACGCCATCAACGCGGCGAACGCGGCGAACGAGGCCGCCAAGCACGCCGGTGAGGCGAACGCCGCGGCCCAGCGCTCCACCGAGCACGCCAACGCGGCCACCGACGCGGCGAACACCGCCTCCAAGGCCGCCCAGCAGGCGCAGACCGTGTACACGCTCGCCCGCCAGGTGGAGAGCGCGGAACTGCTCGCCCGCACCAACGCCGGCATCGAGAACGCCCGCAATCTCAAGGCCGAGGAAGAGGCCGACGAGGCCGCCCGCAAGAAGGACGCGGACGACGCCGAACAGCGCCGCCGCACCGCGGACGACCTCGCCCAGAAGGCTCAGAGCGGTACCGGCGACGACGAGATCGCGCGGCTCGGCCGGCAGCTCGCCATGGCCGATGCGAAGGACGGCAAGCCCTGGATGCGCGCCGCCGCCCAGACGGCACTGGGTGCGGACACCGCGGGTGTCGTCGCCTACGTGCGCAGCGGCCGCACCGAGGCCCAGCAGCAGGACGACCGGACGGACGTCGAGCGACTGGCCGAGGAGAGCGCCGTCAAGGAGGTGCGCGACGGCGCCGAACAGGCGCTCAAGGGCGACGCCGCCACCGTGAGCGCGTTCCTGCACGAGGGCCAGTACACGGCGGGCAGCGAGGCGTTCCGGGTGGCGGTGGCGCAGGCCGCCGACACCGGCGGTCCCATCGTCAAGGAGAGGGCCCGCAAGGCGCTGGACGCCGGGACCACCGACTCGTACCGGGCGTTCCTCACCGACGGCCTCGCGAAGGCCCAGGTCGAGGACGACCGGGTGAAGGCCGCCCAGCTGGCCGACAGCGGCACTCCGGAGGTGAAGTCCGCGGCGCGCATCGCGCTGGAGGGCCCCTCCTACCTGCTGCACCAGTTCACCGAGTCCGGCCAGTACACCGCCCAGCGCAAGGACATGCTGTCCCTCACGCACCAGCAGCAGGTCCAGCAACTCGTGGCGCAGGCGTCCGAGGTCGCGGCGAAGGCCCAGCAGAACGCGGCGAACGCACAGATCACCGCGGCGCATGCCCGCAGGGCGTCCACGGACGCGGACAAGTGGGCGGCGAAGGCGAAGGACTCCGCTCGCCAGGCGGGTGATTACGCCAAGGAAGCCGAACAGCACGCCAAGGACGCCGAGGCCTCGGCACAGCAGGCGGCGGAGTCGGCGCGGACCGCGCGTGCCGCGGCCGACCGGGCGAACCAGTCGGCGCACGACGCGGCGGTCTCGGCCAGCGACGCCACCGTGTCGGCCGAACTGGCCCAGAACTCCGCCGGTTCCGCGTGGGCGGCTGCCGCCGAGGCGAAGGCCTCCGCGGACCGGGCCGGCAAGAGCGCGGCCGAAGCCCTGAAGGCGGCGAAGGACGCGTTCACCGTCGCGGTCAAGAAGTACCGCGAGGAGGAGGAGACACGCCGGCGTGAGGCCGTGGCCAAGAAGGAGGCCGCGGAGAAGAACCCGGGCTCACGGGCCGAGGAGCTGTACCGGTGCGGCATCGTCGGCTGCGACGCCGTCAAGAACCCGGGACGCTGGTGCCAGCACAACGAGGTCTACTGCGACGTACTGTCCAAGACCCCGGAACTGGAGATCCTGGTCGACAACTTCACCTGGTTCGTCGGGACCGTCACCGGCCTCGGCTCGCTGGACCAGATGCAGAACTGCGCCGAGAAGGGCGACCTGGAGGCGTGCTGGCAGCTCGGCCGCGACATGGCGGTCTCGACCAAGTTCCGCATGATGGGCACGGCCTACAAGATGCTGATGAGGCTCGAACACGGCTGCGGTGAGTGCTTCCTGGCCGGCACCCGTGTCCTCATGGCGGACGGCAGCCACAAGCCGATCGAGAAGCTCCAGCCCGGGGACCTGGTCCGGGCCACCGATCCGCTCACCGGCGAGACCGGGGCGCGGCATGTCACCCGGCACATCGTCACCAAGGACGACAAGCACTTCGCCGCGGTGACCATCCGGGGCCCGACCGGCGGCCTGAGCAAGATCACGGCCACCTACGACCACCCGTTCTGGAGCGTCAACCTCCGCGCCTGGATGCCCGCCGCCGAGCTGGTGCCGGGCGACAGTCTGCGCACGGACAGCGGTGCGACGGCGACCGTCGTCGCCAACCACGCCTTCGACCGGCAGGCCGTCACCTACAGCCTCACGGTGGAGGGGCTGCACACGTTCTACGTGCTGGCCGGCCAGACCCCGCTGCTGGTCCACAATTCCGCGTGCAAGGTCCTGGTGCTCGGTCTGAAGGAGCACATCGACGAGGACACCAAGAGCCTCGACGGGTACAACCTGATGGATCCCGAACTGGACAAGGAGATCGGCAAGCTCCCGGGCAACGTCCCGTACACCGAGTGGATGAACAGGGTCAGCGCCGCGATGCGCGACAATCAGAAGATCGCGGTGAGCCTGAAGGGATTCCGGCCCGTCAACGGCACGTACCAGCAGAAGTTCGACGCGGCTGTGGAGGCCGGACAGGGAAACAACTGGGGGGCCACGGAGTGGGAGATGGCCCAGCTCGAATACCACTACCGGGTGGGGAACCTCGACTGGGAGAACGTGAAGTTCTACGGCGATGACGGTAAAGAGGTCAAGATCGACCCGCCGAAACCCCCGGCGAAGAAGTAA
- a CDS encoding FG-GAP-like repeat-containing protein, translating into MTQPRTRGKRTVSVAGVLTAGLTTGLLLAPPAQSVVGDQVADSADQYTLKVHINVGRDDERACSGTLVDAQWVLTAASCFATDPQQAGQVPAGAPAHTTVVTVDGNGPDATETVKQKVVELVPHPDRDLVMARIDNAATIDNPLDGPFPGITAAVVGSTAPAVRDQLRAVGYGRTKEEWVPGRAHTGSFGVDAVDASTLAISPGSGGGALCPGDAGGPVLDGRGRLVAVVARSWSGGCFGSTETRTGAVATRVDDIAGWIQQVRLKTRKEYVGDAVTAADFNGDGRTDIAAVLANGTAHVFTSRPDGTLEYGSYLNSLGRSGVKELVAGDFQAGTGLEAITVEDGGDLFLASKHSITPTLWTRAKLWNDAAWKDGLPVATLHSTTPGHDTPLFQWPDGSLYTYKRDGDGNLVNQKKSMSPDKTWKNKHIATGDFNGDGRDDIAAVASDGSLSLYLAKADGTFDKGRSMWPDKSWGSMRRVLGGDFNGDGKADLAVLTAGGDLRLYAGDGKGGLAAGRTMWPSV; encoded by the coding sequence GTGACACAGCCCCGTACACGCGGGAAGCGCACCGTGTCGGTGGCCGGGGTCCTGACGGCGGGCCTCACCACCGGACTGCTGCTGGCACCCCCGGCCCAGTCCGTCGTCGGCGACCAGGTCGCCGACAGCGCCGACCAGTACACGCTCAAGGTGCACATCAACGTCGGCCGTGACGACGAACGCGCCTGCTCCGGCACCCTGGTCGACGCCCAGTGGGTGCTCACCGCCGCCAGTTGCTTCGCCACCGACCCCCAGCAGGCAGGCCAGGTCCCCGCCGGGGCGCCGGCGCACACCACCGTGGTGACCGTCGACGGGAACGGGCCCGACGCGACGGAGACCGTCAAGCAGAAGGTGGTGGAGCTGGTCCCGCACCCCGACCGCGACCTGGTCATGGCGCGGATCGACAACGCGGCCACCATCGACAACCCGCTGGACGGGCCGTTCCCCGGCATCACCGCGGCCGTGGTGGGCAGCACCGCTCCCGCCGTGCGGGACCAGCTCAGGGCCGTCGGGTACGGGCGCACCAAGGAAGAGTGGGTTCCCGGACGGGCGCACACCGGGTCCTTCGGTGTGGACGCCGTGGACGCCTCGACCCTGGCGATCTCCCCCGGCTCCGGCGGCGGCGCCCTGTGCCCGGGAGACGCCGGCGGCCCGGTGCTCGACGGCCGGGGCAGGCTGGTGGCGGTGGTCGCCCGCTCCTGGAGCGGTGGCTGCTTCGGCTCCACGGAGACGCGCACCGGGGCCGTCGCGACCCGGGTCGACGACATCGCCGGATGGATCCAGCAGGTACGCCTGAAGACCCGCAAGGAGTACGTCGGCGACGCCGTCACGGCAGCCGACTTCAACGGCGACGGGCGCACGGACATCGCGGCGGTCCTGGCCAACGGCACGGCGCACGTCTTCACCAGCCGTCCCGACGGCACGCTGGAGTACGGCAGTTACCTGAACTCCCTGGGCCGCTCCGGTGTGAAGGAACTCGTCGCAGGCGACTTCCAGGCGGGAACCGGGCTCGAAGCGATCACCGTGGAGGACGGCGGGGATCTCTTCCTGGCCTCGAAGCACTCCATCACCCCGACGTTGTGGACGCGGGCCAAGCTGTGGAACGACGCCGCCTGGAAGGACGGCCTGCCCGTCGCCACCCTGCACAGCACGACCCCGGGACACGACACCCCGCTGTTCCAGTGGCCCGACGGCTCCCTCTACACGTACAAGAGGGACGGCGACGGCAACCTGGTGAACCAGAAGAAGTCGATGTCGCCGGACAAGACCTGGAAGAACAAGCACATCGCCACCGGCGACTTCAACGGCGACGGACGTGACGACATCGCCGCCGTCGCCTCGGACGGTTCCCTGAGCCTCTACCTGGCCAAGGCCGACGGCACCTTCGACAAGGGCCGTTCGATGTGGCCCGACAAGTCCTGGGGCAGCATGCGCCGGGTGCTCGGCGGCGACTTCAACGGCGACGGCAAGGCCGACCTCGCCGTGCTGACCGCCGGTGGCGACCTGCGCCTGTACGCCGGTGACGGCAAGGGCGGGCTCGCGGCCGGCCGGACCATGTGGCCCTCGGTCTGA